One Calditrichota bacterium DNA segment encodes these proteins:
- a CDS encoding helix-turn-helix domain-containing protein, translating to KGEFREDLYYRIAVFPIKLPPLRERKEDIPALAAFFLKKYSQEEGKEIEGISPDALELLMAYHWPGNVRELENAIERAVVLAATKEIMPSDLPAAVRALGEKRLYEADHTLANWIEKLEEEALRQALLECGGNVSQTAKKLGIGRATIYRKAKKYGLPMIK from the coding sequence AAGGGCGAATTCCGCGAAGATCTCTACTATCGCATTGCGGTCTTCCCCATCAAGTTACCACCCTTGCGCGAACGGAAGGAAGACATCCCAGCATTGGCGGCCTTTTTCCTGAAGAAGTACAGCCAGGAGGAAGGCAAGGAGATCGAGGGCATCTCCCCTGACGCGCTCGAGCTTCTGATGGCCTATCATTGGCCTGGCAACGTGCGCGAACTGGAGAATGCCATTGAGCGCGCCGTCGTCCTGGCGGCGACCAAGGAGATTATGCCCAGTGACCTACCCGCTGCGGTGAGGGCGTTGGGTGAGAAGCGCCTGTATGAAGCAGACCACACTCTTGCCAACTGGATCGAGAAGTTGGAGGAGGAGGCATTGCGGCAGGCGCTGTTGGAGTGTGGCGGAAACGTTTCGCAAACGGCGAAGAAGCTGGGCATTGGTCGGGCTACCATTTACCGCAAGGCCAAGAAGTACGGCCTGCCGATGATCAAGTAG